The genomic DNA TTGTCGCTCAGGGCCGAGGCGTGCTCGCCGAAAAAGATGGTCTTCGAGAGCCCGTCGGTGACCTCTTTGAGCCGCACCCGCGAGCCGCGGTAGAACGGCCCGTCGGCCACGCGCGAGGCGTCGCCGTTGACGGCAATGGTCTTGGTTTCGCTGGTGTAGATATTGGTGAACACGACGCCGGTCGAGGCCGCGCCGCACTCGCCCCAGCACGACTCCTGGCCGTGGCTCGCGACGTAGTTCGAACGCCCCACCCGCGGCCGCCGGCCGGCGACGGTGAGCGGCCCGCCGCTCGCGTCGACAAGCGGGAACGGGTCCCGCGGGCCGGAAGTCGAGGGGCACTGGAACACCGGCGGTTCGACGGCGATGGCCTGTTCGTAGGCGGGCGCCCAGAGTGGTTCGGCGAGGTCGATCTGAGCGGCGAGTCCGGCTTCCTCGAGGTGCGGCAGCAGGTGGGCCGCCCAGCCCCAGCCGGGCGGCGCGTCCCACGTGCTGGGGTCGCGGGTGGCGGGCGGGGGCGACTGGAGCGAGCGGGACGCGTACCCCGGCGGCAGACGCGCGTGCGTGTCGGCGTGGCCGAGTGTGGCCAGGCCAATCTGCTTGAGGTTGTTGACGCACTGCGATCGCCGGGCCGCTTCGCGGGCGGCCTGCACCGCGGGCAGCAGCAGGGCGATCAAGACACCGACCACGGCGATGACCACGAGCAGCTCCACGAGGGTGAACGCGGCCCTGGGGACGGCCTTGAACGCGCGGGGTCGGGGGGTGGTTGGCATGGCGGGATCGCGGCAGGGTGGTTTTTAGCCTGTGCTAAACTTGCGGTGATTTTAGCTTGTGCTAAAATGCGGGTCAAGCACGCGTTTGGAAACGCACCCCGCCCGAGAATTCGCTCGCTAGACCTGCTCTTCGATGCCCAACCGCCCCGCCAGCCGCCACCGCCGCACCCGCAACGACCACGCCAGCGAGACCGCCGAGGACTACGTCGAGGCGATTGCCGACGTGATCGACCAGAAGTCCCAGTGCCGCGCCGCGGACCTGGTCCGGCACTTTGGCGTCAGCGCGGTGACCGTCAGCAAGACTGTCGGACGGCTCCGAGACGCAGGCCTGGTCGAGGCCGAGCCCTACGGACCGCTGGGGCTAACCCCGGCTGGCAGGCGGCTGGCGGCCAAGTCACGCCGCCGGCACGAGACAGTGCTCGAGTTCTTGCGTGCGATCGGCGTGTCCGACGCGACCGCCCAGGTCGACGCCGAGGGGATCGAGCACCACGTCAGCGACGAGACGCTCCGCCGGATGCGGGCGGTGATCAAGAAGTTGGGGTAGGCGCTGGTTGGAGGGCGCTGGGCGCTAGGGAATGGTCTTTCAAACGAAAAGCAGCGCCTAGCGCCGTCCAGCTAGGGCCGCCGACCAAGGCGCCCCTCCCCCGCTCGCGCAGGGGAGGGGACGCCCGACCGGGTTCCCTAAGCTCGTTAGAAGATGACGTCGAACGGGTCGGCGTCGATGCGGTCCTGGTCGTCAGAGAGGATGTAGTCGAGGACGCCGTCGGCGGCCTCGATCTTGTCGGCGCCTCGTCCGCCGACGATCAGATCGGTGTCGTCGCCGCCGTTGAGGTGGTCGTCGCCGAGCTGGCCGTACAGGATGTCGAAGCCGGCGCCGCCAAAGACGACGTCGTTCCCGTCGCCGCCGAGCAGGATG from Posidoniimonas polymericola includes the following:
- a CDS encoding DUF1559 domain-containing protein encodes the protein MPTTPRPRAFKAVPRAAFTLVELLVVIAVVGVLIALLLPAVQAAREAARRSQCVNNLKQIGLATLGHADTHARLPPGYASRSLQSPPPATRDPSTWDAPPGWGWAAHLLPHLEEAGLAAQIDLAEPLWAPAYEQAIAVEPPVFQCPSTSGPRDPFPLVDASGGPLTVAGRRPRVGRSNYVASHGQESCWGECGAASTGVVFTNIYTSETKTIAVNGDASRVADGPFYRGSRVRLKEVTDGLSKTIFFGEHASALSDKTWVGVVPGAFTHPRFTSPENSPDAAATLVLVHAGPSGGELDITGSPIIHPINFPTYHVGQMFAEHPGGGNVAMGDGSVRFVADSVNLITWAEASSINEEEVSLEPL
- the mntR gene encoding manganese-binding transcriptional regulator MntR is translated as MPNRPASRHRRTRNDHASETAEDYVEAIADVIDQKSQCRAADLVRHFGVSAVTVSKTVGRLRDAGLVEAEPYGPLGLTPAGRRLAAKSRRRHETVLEFLRAIGVSDATAQVDAEGIEHHVSDETLRRMRAVIKKLG